The following proteins are co-located in the Apium graveolens cultivar Ventura chromosome 5, ASM990537v1, whole genome shotgun sequence genome:
- the LOC141724402 gene encoding putative glycosyltransferase At3g07620, with protein MTITLQLSLIFFCFFLFTSIQSHSTSLSGTAKITYLSPTILFANYDKMIADFKIYIYKTPKAISPTFTSSPESIFYSNLLNSEFVTQNADDAHLFFLPFAPDTSTRALARLVREIRQSFSYWNRSLGADHFFISRAGIDYGSDRNVLELKKNSVQISYFPTKSGNFVPHKDITLPPVVDSVIELPHARANKTASFLGYMKLNKDDQSTWSLIDEMMDDQDFLIESEPFDHKSNINTSKYCIFIYNSDMNWFVEAIASRCVPVIITDRPIQDLPLMDVLQWSEIAVVISTRGGVKGMKLLLSEISEEKYERMKESGVVASRNLVWNAVPERYDAFYMVMYQLWLRRHTIRYTRREFA; from the coding sequence ATGACAATCACTCTTCAGCTCTCTCTCATCTTTTTCTGCTTCTTTCTATTCACATCAATTCAATCTCATTCCACGTCACTTTCCGGCACAGCGAAAATAACTTATCTTTCTCCTACGATCTTATTCGCAAACTATGACAAAATGATCGCCGACTTCAAAATTTATATTTACAAAACTCCCAAGGCTATTTCGCCGACATTTACGAGCTCGCCGGAGTCGATATTCTACTCTAATCTTCTTAACAGCGAGTTTGTTACGCAAAACGCCGATGATGCTCACTTGTTCTTCTTGCCGTTTGCTCCGGACACCTCCACGCGCGCTCTAGCGCGTTTAGTTAGAGAGATCCGGCAGAGCTTCTCGTACTGGAACCGTTCGCTCGGCGCCGATCATTTTTTCATCTCACGCGCTGGTATTGACTACGGATCCGACCGAAATGTGCTCGAATTGAAGAAAAACTCGGTTCAAATCTCATATTTTCCCACAAAGTCCGGTAACTTTGTACCTCACAAAGACATAACACTTCCGCCGGTAGTAGATTCGGTAATTGAGCTCCCGCACGCGCGGGCTAACAAAACGGCGTCGTTTCTGGGATATATGAAACTAAACAAAGACGATCAGTCAACGTGGAGCTTGATCGACGAAATGATGGACGATCAGGACTTTCTGATCGAATCTGAGCCGTTCGATCATAAATCAAACATAAACACCAGTAAATACTGTATATTCATCTATAATAGCGATATGAATTGGTTTGTGGAGGCGATTGCATCGAGATGTGTGCCGGTGATAATTACTGACCGTCCGATCCAGGACTTGCCGTTGATGGACGTGCTCCAGTGGTCGGAGATTGCGGTGGTGATAAGTACACGTGGCGGTGTTAAGGGGATGAAGCTGTTGCTCAGTGAAATTAGTGAAGAAAAGTATGAGAGAATGAAGGAATCAGGTGTGGTCGCGAGTAGGAACTTAGTGTGGAACGCAGTGCCGGAGCGGTACGATGCGTTTTATATGGTGATGTATCAGTTGTGGTTGAGACGGCATACAATTAGGTATACACGGAGGGAGTTTGCATGA
- the LOC141660327 gene encoding uncharacterized protein LOC141660327 yields MDITFREADARWVHHPHNDALVISIQIGTKNVHRAFVDNGSSANILYYSTFKKMGLPDQDMSGEDSWVYGFSGAGVRVMGSIRLPCTLGESPLSVTKMLEFKVLNQESSHNVLLG; encoded by the coding sequence ATGGATATCACCTTCAGAGAAGCAGATGCCCGATGGGTACATCATCCCCACAATGATGCGCTGGTTATTTCTATCCAAATCGGAACCAAAAATGTCCATAGAGCCTTCGTGGATAATGGAAGCTCGGCAAATATCCTCTATTACAGCACCTTCAAGAAAATGGGACTACCTGATCAGGATATGTCGGGGGAAGACTCGTGGGTCTATGGCTTTTCAGGCGCAGGAGTTAGAGTCATGGGATCGATTCGGCTGCCATGTACTTTGGGGGAAAGCCCATTGTCGGTAACAAAGATGCTTGAATTTAAGGTCCTGAATCAGGAATCGTCCCACAACGTGTTGTTGGGATGA